In Cucurbita pepo subsp. pepo cultivar mu-cu-16 chromosome LG10, ASM280686v2, whole genome shotgun sequence, the DNA window CCAAGAACAGATCTAGAACGAAGGGAGGAGCCTTCGTTATTTAAGATCAGATTTTTGAGTATAGATGTCAAAAACAGAGCTAAAATAGCATTATTCACCTTGATTTTTTAGTATTGATGTCAGCCTCCCCCCGTTAagttatcatatttttaagaCCTTCATCTTTGTACATTAGTCGAACCATTCTGGTATTCTTAATGTGGATTGTATAAAAGGGATAATCATCCAGGCTTCCAGATATCTCGTTATGGGTGAAAGAAGCTATCCCCTGTACAAAGGTGGGGCTACTCATCGTAGGCCAAGTTGGTTTCTATATAATTGCCTTGGAGAACTTGGTGAGGGTGAAACACATCATATGTTAACTACAGAACAGTTCATAGAATTTGACATCAAAAAGTTTTTGGCATGATTCGTTGCAGTAAATATTATGTAGTACCTCCATTTGTTGcactaaaaaaacataattagtAGAAAGTGATTATAATACATTGGTCttataagaaaatgataaattaattaagtttttctttttccctcacTCTCTTTCTCATATGAACTGGATGGATTGTGGCAGCTGATTCTCAAAACAATTCTGGTCCTTTCTTTCGTGTAATTAAATTGATTACAAAAGTCTTTTTTACTATAGAATTTCAAACTTTCCAGCAACTCTTGGGCTATAAATTTGTTGAACTCTGTGTTTATTTAAcgatgtttttttctttcattgttGTAGCCCTGGGATCATGTTATTGATTTTCAATAGAGCCAGTAGCCATGTTCCTCTTAAAATTCTATCAATAGAAGATGGCACAGTTCTTAAAGCTTTCAACCATCTGCTTCATCGGAACAAGAAAGTGGACTTCATAGaacaatttaatgaaaaacttCTTGTGaagcaagaaaatgaaaatcttcaaatactTGATGTAAGTAAAAATTCTGATTGGTAATGTGTATGAAAAACTTCTTGAGCTGATCTGTGAAGTAATTTCATGGATGTTTGTCACTTTTTGTAGGTTCGTAATGCTGAATTGATGGAAGTTAGCAGAACTGAATTCTTGACCCCATCAGCATTTATCTTTCTGTATGAAAACCAATTGTTTCTGACTTTTAGAAACCGAACCGTGGCTGTCTGGAACTTTCGTGGGGAGCTTGTAACATCATTTGACGATCACCTATTATGGCATCCAGACTGCAATACCAATAACATTTACATTACTAGTGATCAGGATCTCATTATATCCTACTGCAAAGCTGATTCTGAGGATCATTGGATGGAAGGAAATGGTAATTCTTAAGCTTAATTGGCACCAAGAATAGATCTTTGGTTTCACTATTGATCAATACATAGCTTCTGTGGTTATTTGAAGAGctataaatttgttttctttggccAAGAAATTGTTTCCTGATTTGTGTCATATCACGTATGGATGTTAAAATAGTAGTGAAAAGAACACTTGTTGggattattttgtttatttctttgcATGCTTTAGTGTTTTTCTCACTCGAGTCACTTCACTGAGGATAAATCTGTATTTATTTCTGTCAGGACAGTCAGTTTTGTGGTATGATAACCATTGATTAGTGGATTAGAAATGTTGTGAACTTAGAGAGATATGGTGACGTCTGTTTTTTATGACTGTCTTTGGGAAAGTTTCTTCATCTCTTATCCAGTTAGTTTTTAGTGGGATTCCAGCGTACTACCTGTCATTATTTAGGATTCCCTGTTCAATGGGTGCCTGGATCACACCTGGACTCagatgtgatgtcccacattggttggggaggagaacaaaccaccatttacaagggtgtggaaaccttcccctagcagacgcgttttaaagccttgaggcgAAAGGGAatgtccaaagagaacaatatctgctagcggtggatctgggccgttacatcaGAAGAAGGATTACCTGTGAGAAGGGGTGGGGTATCGTCTGTTTTGATAGCTGGGGGATTTTCAAGCCTTCTTCGAGGGGATTCGTATAACTCAGCTTCTTTGGAATGTGGCCTTCCTTGCACCTCTCCCCCTGAAACCCATCAAATGAGTCTCCAATTGTAGGGGGGTGAAAGGCACTTTCAGGAACTCATGGAAATCCATTCCTGTGTAAGGTTCCTTGTCAAAGATGGGCTATTGGTTTTCTTTTGGGAGCACTCTTCCTTGTCGGAGGAAAATGTCCCTTTTACTGTCTCTTTCTCCCCATCTTTATCATCAGTCCTTGCCAAAGTTTATACCCGTGGCATCCTGTCCTTGATATTTCTAGggattctctctctctctttgaatttCGGTTTCAGGTGGCCTTTGTCTGAGCAGGAATTTCTGGAGATTTGAATTTACTAGTCTTTTTTTGTCGGATCATCTCTTGACTTGGTGTTATTTACGTTTCGATGCAGCTGGTTCGATCAACATCAGCAACATCTTGACTGGGAAATGTCTAGCCAAGATCAATGCAAATAATGGAAACCCCAAGGTCGACGACTGCAGTTGCGCTGGCAGCTCAAAAAATCAGTGCAACTCTTCACAAATGAGAAACACGGTTGCAGAGGCTCTGGAAGATATTACTGCACTTTTCTACGATGAAGAGCGTAACGAGATATATACCGGTAACAAGAACGGTTTGGTACATGTGTGGTCTAACTGAAGacctcatttttttatttgttctttttttcaccctttctttttctgaagTTTGCCTTGATACCGAACCGACGATGTACTGATATGAGgcggttcggttcggttcatATGGTCAGCCTTGATGCAGATTGGATGGTAGATTAAATATAGGGGTTGTGACAGTAGTTGAATAGAAAAACTTGGTTGCCATTGTAATATTAATAGATTTTAAGGTGTTTATGTATGTTGTTGTAAAGATCATCTTCCTTCGCTTTATGAGAATAGCCAAGAAATCAATTTGCTTGTGATTCTTGTGAAGTGAAAAACTTTTTTGAgtataattttaatgattacCCAGAAATGTATTCTTGATTTTCATGTCTCTTTAgggcttttttatttttattttttattgcaaaaatgtccttgctttaggtttttATGCATCATATTTAGATTTGTCTCTTCTTCAATCCGAAATTTCCTCTCGAATATAATGGGATTTCGCACCTGTGGATCTTTCACTCTACTTCCTCTTATTAACACCATGTTCCTATAAATTATGACATTCACCCGTAATGTCTTATTGACACTGTCTAATGTTCctgtaatttataatattcattCATATTCACCCATAATGTGagtgatatgaaatatgaccaaggaattttcatacctcaaggtccaattataGGGACACGAGCTAAGAAACTACAACAAATCTTatacacttatattcaagcGATGGTGAGTTCattaaagaaaatctaaaccctaaaccctaaaccctaaaccctagaCCTCCCTGGTATGTTGTGCATCTTatacacttatattcaagcGATGGTGAGTTCATTAAAGGAaatctaaaccctaaaccctagaCCTCCCTGgtatgttgtgcaaagttgagctttaAGAAAGAGATaattaaatgcattttaagttgcatttaatgaactcacacatttcattataattgaactatttgtttgtcatatttaagTTAGTTTTAAGTATAGAAGTTaagttatattgtaacccacataAATGGTATATTACATCgttaactagccattttaatatggagattatgagtatttctcatttatagcttatttaatttgggagtgatatataaagccttctttttctttgattagagaCGATTTAAGAattgaatttctattttagctttgttgataGCTAAGATTCTTGTGTTCTTgcaattcttgtgtttagaacttgcaagCATGCCAAAATCAATCAATCctctattttctttacttttaatcttGATCATAAGGTAATTCATTCCATACTTttccttgggttgattccGATTCCCATgtcctctgttttctttacttttaatcttGATGATAAGGTAATCCATTGATTCCGTTCCCATgtcctctgttttctttatttttaatcttgaTCATAAGGTAATCcattccatactttcccttgggttgattccgaccattccatactttcccttgggttgattcccATATTATACCACATATCAGTGAGGGAATGTGCGTTCTCAATATCAAAACTTACTTACTTTTGTGTTTGCATATTGTCACTTCAAACACTCTTTTAACAATAACTATCCTAAGATCAAGAGAATAGAATGCTACATACCAAAGTCTAACGTTGGttataaatacaaatacaagACTATATGGTTAAAAAGGAGTTCCTGCAAACAAGAACAGAGCTCCTGCATTTTAAATTAGAGATTCAACTTCatcaaaactaaacaaaacatctcaccaaaattgaaaattggagGGGGTTTTCAACCCTCAAATAgcttttaaaatcttaaagaGTCCacaaaatttctcaaatcaaCCATATCCTCACTTCATGGTCTGGTTTATAACATAGACAGACCGTGAGGAACATGAATGCaaggataaaataaaataaaaaaaaagagaaattattcAGCAACCTAGCATAGTCATTGCTAgttttcttgcttgcttaaCGCCTTAGCTATCGACGACCTCAATTAGGGACACCTCGTAGTCACTCGGAGCTTGGTAACCATGGAGATTCATAACAGTTGCAGCAACATTGGCCAGTCCTCCATTAGGAACATCCTTGCGGAATCTGACTCCAGCGGCCAGTCCTGGACCTCCAATTGCAATAGGAACCTGCACGTTCAGAGATTCGACCAAAACAACGTTACAACACAGAGAAAAAAGCTTGCTGGACGTACGGTACGATCTAATTCTACATGTAATCTAGTACTCGTATGAGAATTCGTTGGCAAGACTAAGAGGCAAGAAGCTTACTGGCTCGAGAGTGTGAGAAGTGAGGATTTGAATTTTGCCATTTTTGTCGAGAAGAGGCTGCCCAGTCTTGTTTCTCTTCACCATGTCCTCTGCGTTTCCGTGATCCGCAGTTACTACGAAAATTCCCCCTACTTGTTCAATTGCATCAAGAATCATCTGCAGAAAAAGGTCCCAAAAAGTTAGAAAATCAGGAATGGGTGTCAAAAAGGATCATCGGGGTACAGGAGCAAAATAACTCATATGACTCGGTCGTTCACTTGGGTATAGAAACGTACAGCTTCGCATCCCCAAGAACAAAATACCAGAATCCAAGTCTCAAGcaataataaaatcaagtACTGAGAAAAAACTAGCACATACTTTTACAGCTTCATCAGCAGCCTTGCAAGCTACAACTGTGGCCTCAATATCACCAGTGTGACCCACCATGTCACCATTTGGAAGGTTAACACGTACCTGTATATACAAACCGACGAGCTGACAAGTCAGAACAAAATACAACCGAGGGATAAAAAGATGATTTGTGAAAAGTTAATTGTATACCTGATGGAATTTCCGGCTAAGAATAGCATCTCTTGCCTTCTCAGCGATCTCTACGGCCTTCATCTTTGGTTGAACATTAAAGGTGATCCCAGAATCACTAGGAATCTCCACATATTCCTCCATTTCTGGGTTGAAGTATCCAGAACGGTTTCCATTCCAGAAGAAGGTAACGTGACCAAACTTGACGGTCTCACTGTTTTAGAGGGAAAAAATagttcatatcaaatttagCCAAATATGAAAGGTAATGtctcattaaaaaatagtaataaaagatCAATCTAGAAATAAACGGATGCATCAAGCAATAAGATCTTAGTACTGGCCAAAGAAACAATGCATGATAACTTGGCTATTTCTCACCTGCAGGCAAAGGTTCGAACGCCATTGTGCACAAGATATTCCCCAGATGTTCTCTCAATTTCTGGGGGAGAAACAAGGTATCGGCTTGGAAGCTTCAATTCACCATCATACTGAAGCATTCCAGCATAACGAATTTTAGGGACCCTAACTCGgtcaaatttatcaaaatctGCATACTCAAGGGCTTTGGCAACCATAGTCATTCGATCTGCTCTAAAGTTGAAGGTAACTACAGCATCGCCATCCACTATTGGGCCGACAGACTTCCCACTATCGTCAACTATGACAAATGGAGGTAGATATTGATCAGTTGCCTTGGGTGCCTCTCTTAATTTCTTGACAGCTTCAAGAGCACTTTTGAACTTGTGTGGTGCTTCGCCAAGCACTTGTGCATCCCATCCACGCTTCACAACTTCCCAATCATTCTATAattggaaacaaaaacaatcgatcttacttgctttcctttaaaataatatcaataacCACTCCAACTGTCTAAAAACTTCATGCATTGAATTTCTATGGTGATTGCAACATTTAATCAACAAGGTAGTGGAATtgctcaattttttaataaatataaactagCATCCTTTTGATCAAACTGTTTTatctatcatttttctttcgttATATAATACCAATCAAGTATAACCATCGCATCTTTAAAGCTACAATAACATAAGCcacttttagaattttatgaaTCAATAAAGCCCCTTTTGAAGGTAAACCGATTCCAGCTGTGGCGATCAAGAATCAACAACAAACCATCAGTAAGATTACATGAACAAAGATGTACCTCGTAACGATCCATAGTCACATACATACGACCACCACCAGATGCGATTTGTGCATCAACCCCATTCTCACGTAATTTGGCAAGGTCATTTTCAAGAGTCTCTACAAAACCCACACTCGAACCATCCAAAACATCACGCCCATCGGTAAGTATATGGACACGGATTCTTTTCGCACCATTCTCACTTGCTCCTTTGAGTAACAACtacaaagaggaaaaggtTTATAAATTAGATTATATTAAGACTGAATTATGACAAACTGGAGAAGATTTCAATGCTTACCTGCAACTGATCTAGCCTAGAGTGTACTCCACCATCACTCAGTAATCCTATAAGATGCAAAGTGCCAGTTGCAAAGGATTCCTTGATGTACTTGAATCCTTCTCCCTCATATATTTTTCCAGAGGCAAGAGCAAGGTCAACAAGCTTTGCACTGCattcaaaacaaattaatttcagGTTTCAgtaatggagaaaaaaaaatggcatgCCATAAGatcaaattttttcttctgttctaTTGCTTATAACTAAGTTTAAACATGCATGGCCCAATTTAAAGAACTCCTTATCCCCACATCTTGCCAAGGGGGAAGAAGCCTAACCTTGCTTCCTTAACCATGCATgctttatttcaaattaaaaaagggtCAAATACTCCGGTAAGGATCTCTCTGAACGGTTCCTAATAATCACAATGGATATATTATACAGATTCTTATTGGtttagaaacatttttttttcctgaaatTTGGACCATTTCTCCGTTTGTGCATGTTATCATCGCACAGTCGTTCTAATTTATCGGGTGTCCTCAAGGGGACCAATCGGTATACAGcgtaaaacaatgaaaacaatgATAAGATAAGCTCACCCTTGAGCAAAAATACGTCCAGCACCAAGCGCGTTGTGTCCGACCTCACTGTTTCCCATGTCATCTTCAGTAGGAAGTCCTACAGCCTTACCATGTGCCCTGAGCAGCCTCCAATGCTCGGGGGCGCCCTATGAGAAGCAGAACATAATCCATCAATATATTCATAGAAATCGTAAAAACGCCAGAGAATTTCGTGATCAAACGCATGCATCACATGCGATCTACAAAATCTGCATGCATGGGAAGATCCTCAAGAATGAATTCGACGAACACAATTTCTTTTCAGGAAATACGAAATGGATCCCCAAAACACAAATCGATAAGAACGAATCCATAAACTCAACCTACCTTCTTAAGGGAATCCATGGTGGGAGTTTCGGCGACATGGATACAATTGTAGAGATCTGGATTAGCTTCACCCCATCCATCTAAAACAATAAGAGCCACTGTCTTATCCTTGGGAAGCTTAGGATGATCGGGCAATGTCCACGAGAATCCAGAACTCCCCATCGATCTCCGATTAAATTTCCTCTGGAAAACCAGATCCAAGATTAGAACAACATAACAGAAAAGGGCGAAACGAATCTACGAATCATCAAAAGCAAAATCGAAGAAGCAACTTACGAAGAATGTAGAATCAGCAAGCGAATCAAGAGGCCAGAGGGAGAGGTAAAATCCAGAACCCAACTTTTTTCCGAACAAGACCAACCCTAATCGAGCTGAATGCGGTATATAAAGGAAGAACAAAGGgattgaaaatggaagatgctcaaaaaaaggggaaaaaagatGCCTTTAGAACGCAGCGGATTTCATGCCGTTTGATTTAGAAATACTGTGGATTGAATCACAGCCTTACAAGTTCCAAGTACACGtcactattattattatttttttataattaaattataaatttcttatttttactctcatttcttctaattatcaaatttttaaagctttttattaaaataataatctcAACCCACatcaatcataaattttttagttaggTAGGCTCGAGTTAATCTAACCTACCTGACTAGCTCGTAGTAGAGAACTGGAAGCTAGCATACCTTTGTTCGTGTCTTCTTTAAGACGAACTGTAGGTCGGTGACTATCTAAGGAAATTTCGATTCGATGCGGCCCAACAAAgctgtaaaaaataaatagaattatttattcaatttttttttatttttaataaaaataaatgaaaaataataattataagattgaattaaaataaaaaaatgtatttataaaaattaataataaattcggattaattgaatttactataattttagaaaaattcatgaacccacttaatttatataaataaaaaaaatcatttatttaactaaattaattgaattttttgaattattgtttCATAATCTcttgcaaaataataataataataataataaatattttaaagcttGAAAGTCTAAACCATCAGGAAAGTTCTAGAttctatttaataaatattttatttttaaaaaattaaatttataatttttttaatttcaaaattcaatagctttttaaatatattttttagaatgtataaaaaaattgataattttgattaacaaataataaaaaataaattataatttaagtcAAAATCATCTAGTCTACATGTTGTGTCATAGAACACGCTCAACAAAAACTGTGATAGAGATGTCCGCTAGAGCGGAGATAGagacaaaaaattaaaatttttattatatattaaaatatatattttgtttcgaGTAATATATTAATgtcttaataaatttaataatatttttaaatagaaataaaatataatgttaGAACGTAGTTTCTACGCATGCTCGCTTAACAACCTACCAATGATAGAGCTTAGAACGCCTCACCATGGAGAAAAGAGCTCGTAATTTCTTAGTTCTCTAGTCGGTCTAACCGTTGTTTccctttattttcattatatgGTAGTAGAGCTTGGTTTCCATTTAAGAATCTTCATCAATCACGAGGCTCGGATACCATATTAAGCAATTGTaggtttattttaatgtttttagttGTATACGAGATTCGAGATTTTAATCTctagtatttatttattttttatttttttaatgttaacaATACACCATTCAGCCAATTGTAACTTTTTGGTCGGGTCAATCAAATCAACTCGAATATTTGACGTGTTGTAAAGGtttgatatttcaattttataaaattttaattattaaaaaaaaacccgacAAGTTAATTAACCGTTGAGTTGAATTGAGTTAAGTTTGGTTTAGTTGGATGGTAAATCGTGTTCGAGTCAGGTAGGTCACCAACGGGTTACGTAAGTCAACCTGAAGAAgcatttaaaaagaaaaggtgtcCACATCTTAAATGTATGCCTTTTTATAGAAATTAGGAATATGCGGATTTTTGTCTCTTTATAGTCGAATATTCCTATTTGTTAGGTAcacataatttctttaaatggTTTGAGAATGTTTTTATTATGTGAAATAGCATTATTAGGCATTACACTTTTAATCATACATTAAATTTGGTTCACCCAAATTAATGTTTTCGTGAAATTCATGGTATTCCATAGTTCATTCCCGTGTCAATTTCTCCGGTTTATTTAgtctaaataatattaaaataattgatatatcGAGCTATGTTCATATTGACGTATCATAATACTGAAGTTATAACATTATTCTTAACCTTTCATAAGCGTAACTGGAGTAGAAATTTGTAAGATGTCCACGGATGAGGATGACGAAGCTTTCCCCGTCCCCATCCCTACGAAATTTCCAATTATTTTGTGAGTATCAGGGTGGGAATCGGGTTCCCACAAATAATCTTTttggtttattattttgtttaaaaaattagttattttaaagttttcatttttttcactatctttattaaaaaaaaatggtaaaaaaaaatcataataaatcaatatattccATAAGCGCGTGGCGTGCGtgcgtatatatatatatcttttttatgAGGGGTTTGTCAAGATGTTGGATCCGCAGAGTGGCTTgggagtctcacattgattggagaagggaacgagtgctagcgaatACTGGGCCCGAACAAAATCTCTTGCTTAGAGATCTGTTTGCTTGTATAAACAATTGTTAGCAATGATAAAAGGTTCGACAACGATGATACATCGAGTGGTATCAATCCTTTTGCTACCCTTATTCGATTATGCTTCATACCCTCCTATGGAGAAGAGCAACATCGCTTCCTGTTCAACAACATTCAACTCCTTACCTTAAATCActctaaaacaaacaaaactacACTCTGTTTTGTCCATCTGTTTACGGTAGAAATAAGGCTAATTTCTTGTACATTTCTGTTCTCACAATAAAATCTAGTTTAGATGATTTGCTCTTGATAACAAGCTTGACATGTCGATTTCTCGCCGTGCTATAGGTTTTGCGTTATAAGGTCGACTGCGTCATGTCAAAATAGTTAGGGAATGTTATGAACTCGTTTGACTCATTCTAGTGTGTTGAGTAAGAGCATAGTACCTGTCACATGTTGAAATAGCATCTAGTTAGGTAAAGTTATATGC includes these proteins:
- the LOC111804059 gene encoding 2,3-bisphosphoglycerate-independent phosphoglycerate mutase-like, translating into MGSSGFSWTLPDHPKLPKDKTVALIVLDGWGEANPDLYNCIHVAETPTMDSLKKGAPEHWRLLRAHGKAVGLPTEDDMGNSEVGHNALGAGRIFAQGAKLVDLALASGKIYEGEGFKYIKESFATGTLHLIGLLSDGGVHSRLDQLQLLLKGASENGAKRIRVHILTDGRDVLDGSSVGFVETLENDLAKLRENGVDAQIASGGGRMYVTMDRYENDWEVVKRGWDAQVLGEAPHKFKSALEAVKKLREAPKATDQYLPPFVIVDDSGKSVGPIVDGDAVVTFNFRADRMTMVAKALEYADFDKFDRVRVPKIRYAGMLQYDGELKLPSRYLVSPPEIERTSGEYLVHNGVRTFACSETVKFGHVTFFWNGNRSGYFNPEMEEYVEIPSDSGITFNVQPKMKAVEIAEKARDAILSRKFHQVRVNLPNGDMVGHTGDIEATVVACKAADEAVKMILDAIEQVGGIFVVTADHGNAEDMVKRNKTGQPLLDKNGKIQILTSHTLEPVPIAIGGPGLAAGVRFRKDVPNGGLANVAATVMNLHGYQAPSDYEVSLIEVVDS
- the LOC111803946 gene encoding uncharacterized protein LOC111803946, with the protein product MEGRRISASPRVCSGRRILAKKRTRVDGFVNSVKKLQRREICSKRDRAFSMSNAQERFRNMRLMEEYDTHDPKGHCSPVLPFLMKRTKVIEIVAARDIVFALAHSGVCAAFSRETNERICFLNVSPDEVIRSLFYNKNNDSLITVSVYASDNFSSLKCRSTRIEYIRRGKPDAGFALFESESLKWPGFVEFDDVNGKVLTYSAQDSIYKVFDLKNYTMLYSISDKHVQEIKISPGIMLLIFNRASSHVPLKILSIEDGTVLKAFNHLLHRNKKVDFIEQFNEKLLVKQENENLQILDVRNAELMEVSRTEFLTPSAFIFLYENQLFLTFRNRTVAVWNFRGELVTSFDDHLLWHPDCNTNNIYITSDQDLIISYCKADSEDHWMEGNAGSINISNILTGKCLAKINANNGNPKVDDCSCAGSSKNQCNSSQMRNTVAEALEDITALFYDEERNEIYTGNKNGLVHVWSN